The following are encoded in a window of Mycobacterium sp. ELW1 genomic DNA:
- a CDS encoding DUF2561 family protein, whose amino-acid sequence MTTDIDTEDRRSPETVDRLLVGVCGAIWLVLLAVTVIAIVALVDMSRGHSANAGGSDTPWLLYSIIIVSAVIIVGAIPLLIRARRTALNDSHLTPQPATAAPPRPTSAPAAPARGTEAPTEKLKVFGSTVDPYERYQPDFAQSSASRRADPLIPATELDRLWLRCTVMLAGAIGLALVGVSTATYLMAVDNDTAAWVALGLAGVITIAMPAIPVTYLRQLHGAVEEAVPA is encoded by the coding sequence GTGGACCGGCTGCTGGTCGGCGTATGCGGTGCGATCTGGCTGGTGCTGCTCGCGGTGACGGTGATCGCGATCGTCGCGCTGGTCGACATGAGCCGCGGTCATTCCGCGAATGCCGGCGGCTCAGACACCCCCTGGCTGCTGTACAGCATCATCATCGTGTCCGCGGTGATCATTGTCGGTGCGATCCCGCTGCTGATTCGGGCCCGGCGCACCGCGCTGAACGATTCGCACCTGACGCCGCAACCGGCCACGGCTGCGCCGCCACGACCGACGTCGGCGCCGGCCGCCCCGGCACGCGGCACCGAGGCGCCCACGGAGAAGCTGAAGGTATTCGGCTCGACCGTGGATCCCTACGAGCGGTACCAGCCGGATTTCGCCCAGTCGTCGGCGTCGCGGCGGGCCGATCCTCTGATCCCGGCCACCGAGTTGGACCGGTTGTGGTTGCGCTGCACGGTCATGCTGGCCGGAGCGATCGGCTTGGCGCTGGTCGGGGTGTCGACCGCGACGTACCTGATGGCAGTGGACAATGACACCGCGGCATGGGTGGCCCTCGGCCTTGCCGGGGTCATCACCATTGCAATGCCTGCGATCCCGGTGACCTACCTGCGTCAGCTGCACGGCGCGGTGGAAGAGGCCGTGCCGGCCTGA
- a CDS encoding cytochrome bc complex cytochrome b subunit gives MSPKLNDALAKQGDAIDSRYHPSAAVRRQLNKVFPTHWSFLLGEIAMYSFIVLLLTGVYLTLFFDPSMAEVTYQGVYQPLRGIEMSKAFASTLDISFEVRGGLFVRQIHHWAALLFAASIMVHLARIFFTGAFRKPREANWVIGSLLLILAMFEGYFGYSLPDDLLSGIGLRAALSSITMSVPIVGTWLHWALFGGDFPCGGVGYQCSAVGTLLPRMYALHILLIPGIILALIGVHLALVWFQKHTQFPGPGRTEKNVVGVRVMPVFAVKSGAFFAVTVGILGLMGGLLQINPIWQLGPYKPSQVSAGSQPDFYMMWTEGLARIFPPWELYLGHHTIPAAFWVALVMGLVFGLLIAYPFLEKKFTGDTAHHNLLQRPRDAPTRTAIGAMAISLYMVWTLAAMNDVIALKFHISLNATTWIGRIGSLVLPPLVFFIAYRWAVGLQRSDRDVLEHGIETGIIKRLPHGAYVELHQPLGPVDDHGHPLPLEYQGAALPKRMNKLGSGGKTGHGSFLTADPASEDAALNEAAHAAEHRTLTALREWQDSEYSGNGNGNGNGSGNGHHH, from the coding sequence ATGAGTCCGAAACTCAACGATGCCCTGGCCAAGCAGGGCGACGCCATCGACTCCCGGTACCACCCGTCGGCCGCGGTTCGGCGCCAGCTGAACAAGGTCTTCCCCACGCACTGGTCGTTCCTGCTGGGTGAGATCGCGATGTACAGCTTCATCGTGCTGCTGCTCACCGGCGTGTACCTGACGCTGTTCTTCGACCCGTCGATGGCCGAAGTGACCTATCAGGGTGTGTACCAACCGCTTCGGGGCATCGAGATGTCGAAGGCGTTCGCCTCGACGCTCGACATCAGCTTCGAGGTCCGCGGTGGCCTGTTCGTCCGCCAGATCCACCACTGGGCGGCCCTGCTGTTCGCCGCGTCGATCATGGTGCACCTGGCCCGCATCTTCTTCACCGGCGCGTTCCGCAAGCCGCGTGAGGCCAACTGGGTCATCGGTTCGCTGCTGCTGATCCTGGCCATGTTCGAGGGGTACTTCGGCTACTCGCTGCCCGACGACCTGCTGTCCGGTATCGGCCTTCGCGCGGCGCTGTCCTCGATCACCATGAGCGTGCCGATCGTCGGAACCTGGTTGCACTGGGCGCTGTTCGGCGGTGACTTCCCCTGCGGTGGGGTGGGCTACCAGTGCAGCGCGGTGGGCACCCTGCTCCCCCGGATGTACGCCCTGCACATCCTGCTGATCCCCGGAATCATCTTGGCGCTCATCGGTGTTCACCTGGCGCTGGTGTGGTTCCAGAAGCACACCCAGTTCCCCGGCCCCGGCCGCACCGAGAAGAACGTCGTCGGCGTGCGCGTCATGCCGGTGTTCGCGGTCAAGTCCGGTGCGTTCTTCGCGGTGACCGTCGGCATCCTGGGTCTGATGGGCGGCCTGCTGCAGATCAACCCGATCTGGCAGCTCGGTCCCTACAAGCCGTCTCAGGTGTCGGCAGGCAGCCAGCCCGACTTCTACATGATGTGGACGGAAGGCCTGGCCCGTATCTTCCCGCCGTGGGAGCTCTACCTCGGCCACCACACCATCCCGGCGGCGTTCTGGGTCGCGCTGGTCATGGGTCTGGTGTTCGGGCTGCTGATTGCCTACCCGTTCCTGGAGAAGAAGTTCACCGGGGACACCGCGCATCACAACCTGCTGCAGCGCCCGCGTGACGCTCCGACGCGTACCGCGATCGGTGCGATGGCGATCTCGCTGTACATGGTCTGGACGCTGGCCGCGATGAACGACGTCATCGCGCTGAAGTTCCACATCTCGCTGAACGCGACGACGTGGATCGGCCGGATCGGTTCGCTGGTGCTGCCGCCGCTGGTGTTCTTCATCGCCTACCGCTGGGCGGTCGGCCTGCAGCGCAGTGACCGTGACGTGCTGGAGCACGGCATCGAGACGGGCATCATCAAGCGCCTGCCGCACGGTGCCTACGTCGAGCTGCACCAGCCGCTCGGCCCGGTCGACGACCATGGCCACCCGCTCCCCCTGGAGTACCAGGGCGCGGCTCTGCCGAAGCGGATGAACAAGTTGGGCTCCGGCGGCAAGACCGGCCACGGCAGCTTCCTCACCGCCGATCCGGCATCCGAGGATGCGGCGCTCAACGAGGCCGCACACGCCGCCGAGCACCGCACGCTCACCGCCCTGCGCGAATGGCAGGACAGCGAGTACAGCGGCAACGGAAATGGCAACGGCAACGGAAGTGGCAACGGCCACCACCACTAG
- a CDS encoding ubiquinol-cytochrome c reductase iron-sulfur subunit codes for MSDVNQPTDEQLAAMSREELVELGGRIDGVETILKEPRWPVEGTRAEKRAARLVSIWLLLGGLFGLALLLVFLFWPWQWDGSNERSLSELATPLYGLTFGMSILAIGIGAVLYQKKFIPEEISVQERHDGASPEIARKTVVANLTDALEGSTIKRRKLVGLSLGIGMGAFGAGTLVAFIGGLIKNPWKPVVPTAEGKKAVLWTSGWTPRFTGETIFLARATGLPGESPFVKLRPEDIDAGGMETVFPWRESDGDGTTVESHERLSEIAMGVRNPVMLIRIKPVDMPKVVKRAGQESFNFGDLFAYTKVCSHLGCPASLYEQQTYRILCPCHQSQFDALHFARPIFGPAARALAQLPITIDKDGYLVANGDFAEPVGPAFWERTS; via the coding sequence ATGAGTGACGTGAATCAGCCCACCGACGAGCAACTCGCTGCGATGTCCCGCGAGGAACTGGTCGAACTCGGCGGCCGGATCGACGGCGTCGAGACCATCCTCAAGGAGCCCCGCTGGCCGGTCGAGGGCACCAGAGCCGAGAAGCGCGCGGCGCGTCTGGTGTCGATCTGGCTGCTGCTCGGCGGCCTGTTCGGTCTGGCGCTGCTGCTGGTGTTCCTGTTCTGGCCGTGGCAGTGGGACGGCTCCAACGAGCGCTCGCTGTCCGAGCTGGCCACCCCGCTCTACGGGCTCACCTTCGGCATGTCGATCCTGGCGATCGGCATCGGCGCGGTGCTCTACCAGAAGAAGTTCATCCCCGAGGAGATCTCGGTCCAGGAGCGCCACGACGGCGCCTCCCCGGAGATCGCGCGCAAGACCGTCGTCGCCAACCTCACCGACGCACTCGAGGGCTCGACGATCAAGCGGCGCAAGCTGGTCGGTCTGTCGCTCGGGATCGGAATGGGCGCATTCGGCGCAGGCACGCTGGTGGCGTTCATCGGCGGGCTGATCAAGAACCCGTGGAAGCCGGTGGTACCCACCGCCGAGGGCAAGAAGGCCGTGCTGTGGACCTCGGGGTGGACCCCGCGGTTCACCGGCGAGACCATCTTCCTGGCGCGCGCCACCGGCCTGCCGGGCGAGTCGCCGTTCGTGAAGTTGCGGCCCGAGGACATCGACGCCGGCGGCATGGAGACGGTGTTCCCGTGGCGTGAGAGCGACGGCGACGGCACCACCGTCGAAAGCCACGAGCGATTGAGCGAAATCGCGATGGGCGTGCGCAATCCGGTGATGCTGATCCGCATCAAGCCGGTCGACATGCCCAAGGTCGTCAAGCGGGCGGGCCAGGAGAGCTTCAACTTCGGCGACCTGTTCGCCTACACCAAGGTCTGCTCGCACCTGGGCTGCCCGGCCTCGCTGTACGAGCAGCAGACCTACCGCATCCTGTGCCCGTGCCACCAATCGCAGTTCGACGCACTGCATTTCGCACGGCCGATCTTCGGTCCGGCTGCGCGCGCGTTGGCGCAGTTGCCGATCACCATTGACAAGGACGGGTATCTGGTCGCCAACGGCGACTTCGCCGAGCCCGTCGGACCCGCATTCTGGGAGCGCACATCATGA
- a CDS encoding cytochrome c, with protein MLKRSGQPKSPMSDKSRRRLRRRLTGAVLLLVGLGVAGGLAATLTPTPQVAVADESQSALLRTGKQLFDTSCVTCHGANLQGVEGRGPSLIGVGEAAVYFQVSTGRMPAMRGEAQAPRKDPIFDEAQIDALGAYVQANGGGPLVPRDANGQIADHSLLGNDVARGGDLFRLNCASCHNFTGKGGALSSGKYAPDLAPATPAQIYTAMLTGPQNMPKFGDRQLSPEEKKDIVAYVRMATRAPDPGGYGLGGFGPSSEGMAAWIIGMVAVIAAALWIGARSS; from the coding sequence ATGCTCAAGAGATCGGGGCAGCCGAAGTCTCCGATGAGCGACAAGTCGCGTCGCCGGCTTCGTCGCCGCCTGACCGGTGCGGTACTGCTGCTGGTCGGGCTCGGTGTCGCTGGTGGTTTGGCCGCCACGCTGACACCCACACCGCAGGTGGCGGTGGCCGACGAATCGCAGTCCGCACTGTTGCGCACCGGCAAGCAGCTGTTCGACACCTCCTGTGTCACCTGCCACGGCGCCAATCTCCAGGGCGTCGAGGGCCGCGGCCCGAGCCTCATCGGCGTCGGCGAGGCGGCGGTGTACTTCCAGGTGTCGACCGGCCGCATGCCGGCGATGCGCGGCGAAGCCCAGGCCCCGCGGAAGGACCCGATCTTCGACGAGGCCCAGATCGACGCGCTCGGCGCCTACGTGCAGGCCAACGGTGGCGGACCGCTGGTCCCCCGCGACGCCAACGGCCAGATCGCCGACCACTCGCTGCTCGGCAACGACGTCGCCCGCGGCGGCGACCTCTTCCGGCTCAACTGCGCCTCGTGCCACAACTTCACCGGCAAGGGTGGCGCCCTGTCGTCGGGTAAGTACGCGCCCGACCTGGCGCCTGCCACCCCGGCCCAGATCTACACCGCGATGCTGACCGGCCCGCAGAACATGCCCAAGTTCGGCGACCGCCAGCTTTCTCCCGAGGAGAAGAAGGACATCGTCGCCTATGTGCGCATGGCGACTCGCGCACCGGATCCCGGCGGCTACGGCCTCGGCGGGTTCGGCCCCTCATCTGAGGGCATGGCGGCCTGGATCATCGGCATGGTCGCCGTCATCGCGGCGGCGCTGTGGATCGGAGCGAGATCTTCATGA
- a CDS encoding heme-copper oxidase subunit III, producing the protein MTSAVGTSGTAITSRVHSLNRPNMVSVGTIVWLSSELMFFAGLFAMYFTARAQAGGVWPPPPTELNLYQAVPVTLVLIASSFTCQMGVFAAERGDVYGLRRWYVITFLMGAFFVAGQAYEYYHLVTHGTTIAGSSYGSVFYLATGFHGLHVIGGLVAFVLLLMRTTMSKFTPAQATAAIVVSYYWHFVDIVWIALFATIYFIR; encoded by the coding sequence GTGACGAGCGCTGTTGGCACTTCGGGAACTGCGATCACATCGCGCGTACATTCGCTGAACCGGCCGAATATGGTCAGTGTTGGCACCATCGTATGGCTTTCCAGTGAGCTGATGTTCTTTGCTGGACTGTTCGCGATGTACTTCACTGCCCGTGCTCAGGCCGGCGGGGTATGGCCGCCACCGCCCACCGAACTGAACCTGTATCAGGCCGTTCCGGTGACGCTGGTGCTGATCGCGTCGTCGTTCACCTGCCAGATGGGTGTGTTCGCGGCCGAGCGCGGTGACGTCTACGGGCTGCGCCGCTGGTACGTGATCACCTTCCTGATGGGCGCCTTCTTCGTGGCCGGCCAGGCCTACGAGTACTACCACCTGGTCACCCACGGCACGACCATCGCGGGCAGCTCCTACGGCAGCGTGTTCTACCTCGCCACCGGATTCCACGGCCTGCACGTGATCGGCGGCCTCGTCGCGTTCGTGCTCCTTCTGATGCGGACCACGATGAGCAAGTTCACGCCTGCGCAGGCGACCGCCGCGATCGTCGTGTCCTACTACTGGCACTTCGTCGACATCGTGTGGATCGCCCTGTTCGCGACGATCTACTTCATCCGATGA
- the trpD gene encoding anthranilate phosphoribosyltransferase: MTHPHSPPGEGSPDTSWPQVLDRLTACLELEPGQAGWAMDQIMSGVATPAQIAAFGVSMKMKRPTAAEVRELADTMLGYARMVPTDKIGTDTVDIVGTGGDRANTVNLSTMASIVVAAAGVPVVKHGNRAASSKSGGADMLEALGVRIDLGPDEVARCVAEVGIGFCFAPVFHPSYKFAGPPRREIGVPTVFNLLGPLTNPAAPRAGLIGCAFGDLAEVMAGVFAARRSSVLVVHGDDGLDELTTTTTSTIWRVQAGTIDKLTFDPLGFGFPRARVEELIGGEADENADEARNVLGGAKGAVRDAVILNAAGAMVAHGGLSSHAEWLPCWEDGLARAAEAIDSGAAEQLLARWVRFTQQL, translated from the coding sequence GTGACTCACCCCCATTCCCCGCCCGGCGAAGGCTCGCCGGATACGTCATGGCCGCAGGTCCTGGACCGGTTGACCGCCTGCCTGGAGCTCGAGCCGGGGCAGGCGGGTTGGGCGATGGACCAGATCATGAGCGGCGTCGCGACACCGGCTCAGATCGCCGCCTTCGGCGTGTCGATGAAGATGAAGCGCCCGACCGCCGCCGAAGTACGTGAATTGGCCGACACCATGCTCGGATACGCGCGCATGGTGCCCACCGACAAGATCGGCACCGACACCGTCGACATCGTCGGCACCGGCGGCGACCGCGCCAACACCGTGAACCTGTCGACGATGGCCTCGATCGTGGTCGCCGCCGCCGGCGTCCCGGTGGTCAAGCACGGCAACCGCGCGGCGTCGTCCAAGAGCGGCGGGGCCGACATGCTCGAGGCCCTCGGGGTGCGCATCGATCTCGGCCCCGACGAGGTGGCCCGCTGTGTGGCCGAGGTCGGCATCGGGTTCTGTTTCGCGCCGGTGTTCCACCCGTCGTACAAGTTCGCCGGCCCACCGCGCCGCGAGATCGGCGTGCCCACGGTCTTCAATCTCCTTGGGCCGCTGACCAATCCGGCCGCGCCGCGCGCAGGCCTGATCGGATGCGCGTTCGGCGATCTGGCCGAGGTGATGGCCGGGGTGTTCGCCGCCCGCCGCAGCAGTGTGCTGGTGGTGCACGGCGACGACGGCCTCGATGAACTGACCACCACGACCACCAGCACGATCTGGCGCGTGCAGGCAGGCACCATCGACAAGCTCACGTTCGACCCGCTCGGCTTCGGTTTCCCGCGGGCCCGGGTCGAGGAGCTGATCGGCGGGGAAGCCGACGAGAACGCCGACGAGGCGCGCAACGTGCTCGGCGGCGCGAAGGGCGCGGTCCGGGATGCGGTGATCCTCAACGCGGCGGGGGCGATGGTCGCCCACGGCGGACTATCCAGCCACGCCGAATGGCTGCCGTGCTGGGAGGACGGGCTGGCTCGCGCCGCGGAGGCGATCGACTCCGGGGCGGCCGAACAGCTCCTGGCGCGTTGGGTGCGGTTCACCCAGCAGCTCTGA
- the ripC gene encoding peptidoglycan hydrolase RipC — MSSDRRYLTKRVLKRPLVGGIAGFVVLSAVISGASHADPAEDGVAKLNELSRQAEQLTESMHSAQLDLDKKLQVETVAEKKHTDDLAAADSAKAQLATYQGAVDKFAAAVYMGGRTDGLNAILTAESPQGLIDKMAVQRVMATEMAAQMQSYRQLNEQLRQAEAESAKSAEDAKTAAEQAAAVRADLQRKQSQLQVQISVVKSRYQTLTPEQRTALAAPGPPPPADILAAPAPEGLPPLNDVPPPDALPPAPDAPPPPDAAQVIPMAAVPTPGAGGEQGAVAVQAALTRIGDPYVWGGSGPNQFDCSGLVMWAFQQAGIFLPHSSQALAAGGQPVSMDQMQPGDVVNYYSDASHSAIYIGDGMMVHASTFGRPVMISPVNNAPIYNVRRY, encoded by the coding sequence TTGAGCTCTGACCGCAGGTACCTGACTAAACGCGTTCTCAAACGCCCTCTAGTTGGTGGAATTGCGGGCTTCGTTGTCCTATCCGCCGTTATCTCCGGCGCCTCCCATGCCGACCCCGCCGAAGACGGTGTGGCCAAGCTGAACGAACTGTCACGACAGGCAGAACAGCTCACCGAGTCGATGCATTCCGCTCAGCTCGATCTTGACAAGAAGCTGCAGGTGGAGACGGTTGCGGAGAAGAAGCACACCGACGACCTCGCCGCAGCTGACAGCGCAAAGGCCCAGTTGGCGACCTACCAGGGTGCGGTCGACAAATTTGCTGCCGCGGTCTACATGGGCGGCCGCACCGACGGCCTGAACGCGATCCTGACCGCCGAGTCTCCGCAGGGCCTGATCGACAAGATGGCTGTCCAGCGGGTGATGGCCACCGAGATGGCCGCCCAGATGCAGAGCTACCGCCAGCTGAACGAGCAGCTGCGCCAGGCCGAGGCCGAATCCGCCAAGTCGGCCGAGGACGCCAAGACCGCCGCCGAGCAGGCCGCCGCGGTCCGCGCCGACCTGCAGCGCAAGCAGTCTCAGCTGCAGGTGCAGATCTCAGTTGTGAAGTCGCGTTACCAGACGCTCACCCCGGAGCAGCGCACCGCGCTGGCCGCTCCCGGACCGCCGCCGCCGGCCGACATCCTGGCCGCTCCCGCGCCCGAGGGCTTGCCGCCGCTCAACGATGTGCCGCCGCCCGATGCGCTCCCGCCGGCACCGGACGCCCCGCCGCCGCCGGACGCCGCCCAGGTGATCCCGATGGCCGCAGTACCGACCCCCGGCGCGGGTGGCGAACAGGGCGCAGTGGCCGTGCAGGCGGCGCTGACCCGAATCGGCGACCCCTACGTCTGGGGTGGATCGGGTCCCAACCAGTTCGACTGCTCAGGTCTGGTCATGTGGGCCTTCCAGCAGGCCGGCATCTTCCTGCCGCATTCCAGCCAGGCACTGGCCGCGGGCGGTCAGCCGGTCTCGATGGACCAGATGCAGCCCGGCGACGTCGTGAACTACTACTCCGACGCCTCGCACTCGGCGATCTACATCGGCGACGGGATGATGGTCCACGCGTCGACGTTCGGCCGGCCGGTGATGATCTCTCCGGTCAACAACGCCCCGATCTACAACGTCCGTCGCTACTGA
- a CDS encoding glycosyltransferase family 4 protein: MTRVLLVTNDFPPRRGGIQSYLEQFVGRLADSGEHQLTVYAPTWKDAQAYDRAAGYRIVRHPGTLMLPEPGVDRRMRELIREHDIGTVWFGAAAPLALLAGRARGAGARRVVASTHGHEVGWSMLPIARSALRRIGDTTDVVTFVSHYTRGRFASAFGPDAALEHLPPGVDTERFRPDPGARADLRSRYGLGERPTVVCVSRLVPRKGQDMLIKALPGIRRRVPDAALVIVGNGPYADDLHKLAAQVGVTDDVVFTGAVPSAELAAHYAMADVFAMPCRTRGSGLDVEGLGIVFLEASAAGVPVVAGDSGGAPETVKDGETGRVVDGRSVEEITEAVSGILDDPALGARLGETGRRWIETDWTWTAHAARLSELLRVADHAM; encoded by the coding sequence ATGACGCGAGTCCTGCTGGTCACCAATGATTTTCCACCCCGTCGGGGCGGTATCCAGTCCTACTTGGAGCAATTCGTCGGACGGCTCGCGGACAGTGGCGAACACCAGCTCACGGTCTACGCCCCGACGTGGAAGGACGCCCAGGCCTACGACCGGGCGGCCGGCTACCGCATCGTGCGCCATCCCGGCACGCTGATGCTGCCCGAGCCCGGTGTGGACCGCCGGATGCGCGAACTGATCCGCGAGCACGACATCGGCACCGTGTGGTTCGGTGCCGCCGCCCCGCTGGCGCTGCTCGCAGGCCGGGCCCGCGGCGCCGGTGCGCGCCGGGTGGTGGCCAGTACCCACGGCCACGAGGTGGGCTGGTCGATGCTGCCCATCGCGCGTTCCGCGCTGCGCCGCATCGGCGACACCACCGACGTCGTGACATTCGTCAGTCACTACACCCGAGGCCGGTTCGCCTCGGCGTTCGGGCCCGACGCCGCACTGGAGCACCTGCCCCCCGGCGTCGATACCGAGCGCTTCCGGCCAGACCCCGGGGCCCGGGCCGACCTGCGCAGCCGCTACGGACTCGGCGAGCGGCCCACCGTGGTCTGCGTGTCGCGGCTGGTGCCGCGCAAAGGCCAGGACATGCTCATCAAGGCGCTGCCCGGCATCCGCCGCCGGGTGCCCGACGCCGCGCTGGTGATCGTCGGCAACGGGCCCTACGCCGACGACCTGCACAAGCTCGCAGCGCAGGTCGGCGTCACCGACGATGTGGTGTTCACCGGGGCGGTGCCCAGCGCCGAGCTGGCGGCCCACTACGCGATGGCTGATGTTTTCGCAATGCCTTGCCGCACAAGGGGTTCCGGGCTCGATGTGGAGGGGCTCGGCATCGTGTTCCTGGAGGCGTCGGCTGCGGGCGTGCCGGTGGTGGCCGGCGACTCCGGTGGTGCGCCCGAGACGGTCAAGGACGGCGAAACCGGTCGGGTGGTGGACGGGCGTTCGGTCGAGGAGATCACCGAGGCCGTGTCGGGCATCCTCGACGACCCCGCGCTCGGCGCGCGGCTGGGGGAGACCGGCAGGCGGTGGATCGAGACGGACTGGACCTGGACGGCGCACGCCGCACGGCTTTCCGAACTCCTGCGCGTGGCCGACCACGCCATGTGA
- a CDS encoding cutinase family protein, with protein sequence MSRTRAAAFGAVLAAVASLVGPVGAATADVCPDVEVIFARGTGEPPGLGRVGQAFADALAPRLDGRSVDTYAVNYPASFNFLAAASGADDAAARIADMGARCPRTTLVLGGFSQGAAAVSMLAGVPPVGQRIGSIGSAPPLPPAAAGQIAAVAVFGNPGARFGSPLSNTGQFAGRAIDICSGGDPICSPGLDRAAHSNYELPPYPDQAAGFVAGLL encoded by the coding sequence ATGAGCAGAACCCGGGCTGCCGCGTTCGGCGCCGTCCTCGCCGCGGTGGCAAGCCTCGTCGGCCCGGTTGGCGCCGCGACGGCCGACGTCTGCCCCGACGTCGAGGTGATCTTCGCCCGCGGCACCGGTGAGCCGCCCGGCCTCGGGCGGGTGGGACAGGCCTTCGCCGACGCGCTCGCGCCGCGCCTGGACGGGCGCAGCGTGGACACCTACGCGGTGAACTACCCGGCCAGCTTCAACTTCCTCGCCGCGGCGTCCGGTGCCGACGACGCGGCCGCCCGCATCGCGGACATGGGTGCGCGCTGCCCGCGGACCACCCTGGTGCTCGGCGGGTTCTCCCAAGGGGCGGCTGCGGTGTCGATGCTGGCCGGTGTCCCGCCGGTGGGTCAGCGGATCGGCAGCATCGGTTCGGCTCCGCCGCTGCCGCCGGCCGCCGCCGGTCAGATCGCGGCCGTCGCGGTGTTCGGCAACCCGGGGGCCCGGTTCGGCTCGCCGCTGTCGAACACCGGCCAGTTCGCCGGCCGCGCCATCGACATCTGCAGCGGCGGCGACCCGATCTGCTCGCCCGGCCTCGACCGCGCCGCCCACAGCAACTACGAGCTGCCGCCGTACCCCGACCAGGCGGCCGGCTTCGTCGCCGGCCTGCTCTGA
- a CDS encoding acyltransferase, translating into MLAGPNLDLRTGSSQPVRGRLASLTGLRALAALLVVGTHAAFATGTLSHGYLGLMCARMEIGVSIFFALSGFLLFRPWVAAAAAGGAAPSTPAYAQRRLRRVMPAYVVTVLLAYGVYSVYSTGPNPGQSWIGLLRHLTLTQIYTDNYLLTSLHQGLSQTWSLAVEAAFYVALPLLAHLLLVVVCGDRWRPGRLLVALAGLAAISPVWLIVLNSTDWLPNSAGMWLPAQLAAFAGGMAVAVLQVIGVRWRAGLVIPAAVALYLLVSTPPAGAVTRALLYAAIAMLVVAAPTLAGGGLFDRLLASRPMVWLGEISYEIFLLHVLVMAVVFGAVLGWPLFTGSLPGLYLLTLGATIPPAWLLHRLTGVRSGAGAAGPR; encoded by the coding sequence GTGCTGGCCGGCCCGAACCTCGACCTCCGCACCGGCTCATCGCAGCCGGTGCGCGGGCGGCTGGCGTCGCTGACCGGGCTGCGCGCCCTGGCGGCGCTGCTGGTTGTCGGCACCCACGCGGCGTTCGCGACCGGCACGCTCTCGCACGGCTACCTCGGGCTGATGTGTGCGCGGATGGAGATCGGGGTGTCGATCTTCTTCGCGCTCTCCGGCTTCCTGCTGTTTCGTCCATGGGTGGCCGCGGCGGCCGCCGGCGGGGCTGCGCCCTCGACGCCGGCCTACGCGCAGCGCCGGCTGCGCCGAGTGATGCCCGCCTACGTGGTCACGGTGCTGCTCGCCTACGGCGTCTACTCCGTCTATTCGACCGGCCCCAACCCCGGCCAGAGCTGGATCGGTCTGCTCCGCCACCTCACGCTGACCCAGATCTACACCGACAACTATCTGCTGACCTCGCTGCATCAGGGCCTGTCGCAGACCTGGAGCCTGGCCGTCGAGGCGGCGTTCTATGTCGCGCTGCCGCTGCTGGCCCACCTGCTGCTGGTGGTGGTGTGCGGCGATCGGTGGCGCCCGGGGCGCCTGCTCGTCGCGCTGGCGGGCCTGGCCGCGATCAGCCCGGTGTGGCTGATCGTCCTGAACAGCACCGACTGGCTACCGAATTCGGCGGGAATGTGGCTGCCAGCGCAGCTGGCCGCGTTCGCAGGCGGGATGGCGGTGGCGGTCCTGCAGGTGATCGGGGTGCGCTGGCGGGCCGGGCTCGTCATCCCCGCCGCCGTGGCGCTGTACCTGCTGGTATCCACTCCGCCGGCCGGTGCGGTCACCAGGGCGCTGCTCTACGCCGCGATCGCGATGCTCGTCGTGGCGGCGCCGACGCTGGCCGGGGGTGGCCTGTTCGACCGGCTGCTCGCCAGCCGGCCCATGGTCTGGCTCGGTGAGATCTCCTACGAGATCTTCCTGCTGCACGTACTGGTGATGGCCGTGGTGTTCGGGGCGGTACTGGGCTGGCCGTTGTTCACCGGATCGCTGCCGGGCCTGTACCTGCTGACGCTGGGCGCCACCATCCCGCCGGCCTGGCTACTGCACCGGCTCACCGGAGTGCGGTCAGGTGCCGGGGCAGCCGGCCCACGCTGA